In Natrinema amylolyticum, the DNA window TATAGTGTAATTATTATAATAGGAAGGATCACAATGAGACTGGGTCTGAGATACATACCGACCCCGAAAGGTTCTGCAGAAAAAATCGGCATGAATGCGAGAAAACCGATAGTAGTTCCAACTGCGGCAAGGACCCCCATGCGTTTTGTCTCATCCATATATGTGATATAACGAACTGTGGAAATAAGCTTTCGAGTTACTTCTTCGATATCCAGACTCGAGAAAGAAGACTATTTTGTGCTATATCGATTATACTCAGACCGACCCTCCTATCTGCGGGAATTCACTATTCGCCAGCCGTTTCATCGTCACCGTCCGATCCACCTGCTGACTGGCTGGTCGGCGTGTCCTGCCAGTCCTCACGCTGGTACTCACGGCCGGATCCGTGGTGACGTGTTCAGCCCGTTCGGCCGCGCCAGCAGCCGTGAAGTCGCAGTCGCGGGGTCAGGTTCGGACGTCGTTCGAGGGATCGGACCCCGTCTCGAGTAATTCGTCGCAGGCCGCCTCGATTTCTGGCTGATCACTGTCGGGTGACCGTCTATCGCCTTCTGACGGGCGACGACTTTGACGAGATTAACCGGCGTTCGGTACGCCATCCGGACTTTCGAGGTACCGAGACCGTCACGCCTGTGGCTGGCAGCGAAGCGGTCATCGTTTCGGCGACTGCAGAGCCTCGAGCGTATCGACGACAGACGACACACTCCCGTGCTCGGCGAGACGCTGTCGCCGAACACAGCGCGCGATCGCCGCGTCACTAGTCGATTTTTCGCCGCAGTGGGGACAGTACGCCAGTGAGTTCTCGTCTTCGGCCTGTTCGATAAATCCGGAGGCCAAAATCGACGCCGGCAGCGCGAACAACCCAATTCCGAGCATCGCAACGATCGAACCGACGAACTGTCCCATCGGCGTGATCGGGTGGACGTCCCCGTAGCCGACCGTCGTCAGCGTCGCGACCCCCCACCAGAACGCCTGCGGTATCGATGAGAAGGCCTCCGGCTGGTGTGGGTTCTCGAGATAGTACATCACGCTCGAGGCGATCACGAGTAACAGGCCGTTCGCCGAGAACGCGAGGATCAGCTTCTCTCGTTTCTCGTGGATGACCAGCGCGAACGACTGCATGGCCGTGGAGTATCGCGCCAATTTGAGCAGGCGAAACAGTCGGACCAACCGGAGTGCACGGAGAAATCGGAGGTCGGCTTGGACCCCGCCGAGCGTCAGATAGAACGGCAGGATCGCCAGCAGATCGACGAGCAGGAGCGGCCGCGACGCGAACTCGAATCGACCACTGATCGGCCCGTTGAACTGCGGGTTATCGATCGAGGACCACACGCGCGCGACGTACTCGATCGTGAAGACGACGACCGAGAAGAGTTCGAAGTAGTAGAAGAACGCGCTGAACGATGTCGCGAGAGCGTCGACCGTCCCGAGTATGACCGCCGCCACGTTCGCGGCGATCAGTGTCATGATGAACCAGTCGGTGTAATAGCCGATCGTCCCACCCAGATCCGGTTCGAATAACTCGAAGATCTGGCGTCTGATGCTCGTATACCTCACCGTACTCATACGGCGTCCATTCCAGTAGGAAACCGT includes these proteins:
- a CDS encoding potassium channel family protein, whose protein sequence is MSTVRYTSIRRQIFELFEPDLGGTIGYYTDWFIMTLIAANVAAVILGTVDALATSFSAFFYYFELFSVVVFTIEYVARVWSSIDNPQFNGPISGRFEFASRPLLLVDLLAILPFYLTLGGVQADLRFLRALRLVRLFRLLKLARYSTAMQSFALVIHEKREKLILAFSANGLLLVIASSVMYYLENPHQPEAFSSIPQAFWWGVATLTTVGYGDVHPITPMGQFVGSIVAMLGIGLFALPASILASGFIEQAEDENSLAYCPHCGEKSTSDAAIARCVRRQRLAEHGSVSSVVDTLEALQSPKR